Part of the Streptomyces sp. NBC_01353 genome, CGTGGCGCCGGCGTGGGCCTCGGAGGCGCCGTCGCCCGAGGCTTCGTCGAGGCCATGGGTGGCACCGTGACCGCCGAGGGCACCCCCGGCGGCGGTCTCACGACGACCGTCGCCCTCCGCAAGGGGGACGGCCTCCCGCCGTTCCGCGCGGAACTCCCGGCGACGACGACCTGACCCGTTTCTGCGCCGTGCCGATCTCGGCGTCACCGATGTCCAGGCAGAGCGGACCGAGGCAATCCATTCCCCCGTCGGCGCCGAAGCGGAGGCCGCCGGTCGAACCGGCCCCGAAATCCGCGTACTTGAGGTGGGAGGCTCCCGGCGGACGGTCGCCGGGACCCGCGGGCCGGACACCGGGCGGGCTCTCGAGTCTGTCCTGAGGCCATCGCTCGGGGCATACTGGCATCACGATGACGAACCGATCCGCGCCCCGGCGCCACCTGTCCACCAGCCCCTTCGCGGCTCCCGTCGATCCCGTGATCAAGGAGTTCGCTGTCGGTGACCGCGTCTCCCACGATCGTCACGGCCTCGGGAAGATCATTGGCCAGGAGCCGACGGGTGCGCTTCTCGTCGACTTCGGAGCCACCCAGGTCCGCGTCCTCAGCCCGTACAAGGGGATGCACAAGCTCTGACCGCTCGTTTCCCCGAATCCGCCCCCGGTGCCTCGCGCCAGGGGCGGTTTTCTTTGCCGTGCCTACGATGGCCCCATGTCCGAACGCGAGGGAACCTCAACAGCGAGTGTTGTGCACCAGCGCACCCCCGGCGCTCCCGAGCTCGCCGCCGCGGCCGGTGTGTTCGCGCTGCTCGCGGATCCGACCCGACTGCATCTGGTGTGGCTCCTGACACGCGGGGAGTCGGACGTCGGCGCCCTTGCGGAGGCGTGCGGCGCGGCCCGGCCCGCGGTGAGCCAGCACCTGGCCAAGCTGCGTCTCGGCGGACTTGTCCAGCACCGCAAGGACGGCCGGCGGGTGGTGTACACGCTGCCGGACGGACATATGCGGCGCCTTGTGGTCGAAGCGATCAGTCATGCCGATCATCAGGTGACGGGGGAGCCCTGGCACGACTGACGGGCACCCCTCGGTTGTAGATTCAACATGTGCGCAACCATGCACATGTCGGCTACGGTGGTGAGAACCCCGTAGCCGAACGAGGGCGTGCCACATGCTGTCCGTGCTGCGCAACCGCACCTACCGCCGTCTGTTCACCGCCCAGGTCGTCGCCCTCGCCGGCACCGGACTCGCCACGGTCGCGCTGAGCCTGCTCGCGTACGACCTCGCGGGCGCCGACGCCTCCGCCGTCCTCGGGACCGCCCTCGCGATCAAGATGGTCGCGTACGTCGGCATCGCCCCGCTCATCAGCGCCTTCGCCGACCGCATACCTCGACGCGCGCTGCTGGTCGCCATGGACCTCACCCGCGCGGCGGCCGCCCTGGCGCTGCCCTTCGTCACAGAGGTCTGGCAGGTCTACGTCCTGATCCTGCTGCTCCAGGCCGCCTCGGCCGCCTTCACGCCGACCTTCCAGGCCACCGTCCCCGACGTCCTGCCCGAGGAGCGCGACTACACCCGCGCCCTGTCGCTCTCCCGGCTCGCCTACGACCTGGAGAACCTCTTCAGTCCCGCGCTCGCCGCCGCCCTGCTGACCCTCGTCCCCTCCGGACTGCTCTTCACTGGGACCGCCGCCGGCTTCCTCGCCTCCGCCGCCCTGGTCGCCTCGGTCCTGCTCCCGAAACCGGAACCGGTGGAGCGGACCGGCGGCGCGTACGACAGGGCCGCCTACGGCACCCGGCTCTTCCTGGCCACGCCACGGCTGCGGGCGCTCCTCGCGCTCGACCTGGTCGTCGCCGCGGGCGGCGCGATGGTCCTCGTCAACACCGTCGTGCTCGTACGTGACGTCCTGGTCCGCCCGGCAGGCGACGTCGCCCTCGCCCTCGGCGCGTACGGAGCGGGCTCCATGGCCGTGGCGCTGCTGCTGCCACGGCTCCTGGACCGGGTCGGGGACCGCGCTGTGCTGCTCCCGGCCGCCTTCGTGACGGCCGGGGTCCTGGCCCTCCTCCCGGCCGGCCTGGCGGCGAGCCCCGGCCCCTGGTCCTGGTCGGCCCTGCTCACCGCCTGGCTGCTGCTCGGGGCCGCCTGCTCCGCGGTCCTGACCCCCGGTGGGCGACTGCTGCGGCGCTCGGCGGGCAGCGGAGACCTGCCCGCCGTCTTCGCCGCCCGCTTCTCCCTCGCCCACGGCTGCTGGCTGCTCACCTACCCCCTCGCCGGCTGGACCGCCGCGCACGCCGGCCTCCCGCTCGCCGCCGGCGCGCTGAGCGCCGTCGCCCTCCTCGCGGCCGTCGCCGCAGTCCGGCTCTGGCCGCGCACCGACCCGGACGAGCTGGAACACGTCCACGCCGAGCTGGCGCCGGACCATCCGCACCTGGCCGGTACGGGCCGACGCCACGCCCACGACTACCGCAGGGACGCCCTCCACCCCCGCCCGCCCGTTCCGATGCTCACCGCGCGGCCCCGGGGACCGCGAAACGCAGCGTGAGCAGCTGGAAGGGGCGCAGGGCGAGCTCGAGTGCGTCGTCCGTCACGGTGACCGTGCCGGCCTGGACGTCGTCCAGCGGGCGCTCCAGCAGGTCGCACACCGTGACCCCGTCGAGGTCGAGCCCGGTGGTGAGCCGGGCGCGGGCCCGGCCGCCGTGCGACTCGTAGAGCCGGACGACCACATCGCCGCTGCGGTCGTCGGCCAGCTTCACGGCGCTGACCACGACGGCGTCGTCGTCCACGGCGACCAGCGGCACCACGTCCGCATCCCCGGGAACCCGGCGCTCGGGCAGGTTGACGCGGTACCCCTCGCGGACGGCGTCGCCGACGGACGCGCCGGGCACCAGCGCGTGGCGGAAGCGGTGCACGCCCTGGTCGGTGTGCGGGTCCGGGAAGCGCGGGGCGCGCAGCAGGGACACCCGTACCGTTGTCGTGGTGCCCCCGTCCTCGGGCCGCACGGCACGGGTGACGTCGTGCCCGTACGTCGACGCCGTCACCAGGGCGACACCCCAGCCGGGCTCCTCGAAGTGGACGAAGCGGTGATTGCACGCCTCGAACTTGGCCGCCTCCCAACTGGTGTTGGTGTGCGTCGGGCGGTGCAGATGGCCGAACTGGGTCTCGGCGGCGTAGCGGTCGGTGTGCAGATCCAGCGGGAAGGCGGCCTTGAGGAACTTCTCCGTCTCGTGCCAGTCGACCTCGGTCTCCAGATCGAGCCGCTTCGCACCGGCGGCCAGGGTGAGCGTCTGGACGGCGCGGGAGGAGCCGAAGGAACGGGTCACCCGCACCGAGACGGCCCGCCCCGTCTCCATGGCCACGGCCACCTCGTCCGCGTCGGTCAGATCGGTCACGGTGTTGCGGTAGAACTGGTCGACGTCCCAGGCGTCCCACATGTTCGGGAAGTCGGGGTGGATCTGGAGGAGGTTGGCGGCCGCGCCCGGCGCGACCGTCTCCCGCCCGTCGGCGAGATCGACCACCGACACCACCAGACCGCGCTCGTCCACGACCACCCGCAGCAGCCCGTTGGCGAGCACGAACCCGCCGCCGGGCCGGGCCTCCACCGTGCACTCCCCGGCGGAGCCGTCCGCCGCGGCGACGACCCTGCGGCCCCCGCCCGCCGGAACGCCCGCCCGCTCGTGCGGAGCCGCGTTGAAGACCACCTCGCCGTCCGCCACCGGGTCACCGGCCAGCACCCGCTGCGCCCGCCCGACGATCCCGGTCAGCTCCTCGGCGACCGCCGCGTACGTCCGCTCCGCCTCACGATGCACCCATGCGATCGAGGAGCCGGGCAGGATGTCGTGGAACTGGTGCAGCAGCACCGTCTTCCAGATCCGGTCCAACTCCTCGTACGGATACGGCACTCCGGACCGCACGGAGGCCGTGGCCGCCCACAGCTCCGCCTCGCGCAGCAGGTTCTCGCTCGCCCGGTTGCCCTGCTTGGTCCGCGCCTGGCTCGTCAGCGTCGCCCGGTGCAGCTCCAGGTACAACTCGCCCACCCAGACCGGCGGATGCGGGTACTCGGCCTCGGCCTTCGCGAAGAACTCCGCGGGCCGCTCCCAGCGCACCCGCGCCGAACCCTCCAGATCCCGCAGCCGCGCCGCCTTCGCGATCATCTCGCGCGTGGTGCCGCCGCCCCCGTCGCCCCAGCCGGTCGGCGCGATCGAGTGCCGCGCCCGCCCCTTGTCCTTGAAGTTGCGGACGGCATGGGCGATCTCCTTGCCCTTCATCGAGCAGTTGTACGTGTCGATCGGCGGGAAGTGCGTGAAGATCCGCGTCCCGTCGATGCCCTCCCACAAGAAGGTGTGGTGCGGGAACGTGTTGACCTGGCTCCACGAGATCTTCTGCGTCAGCAGCCACTTGGACCCGGCCGCCTTGATGATCTGGGGCAGTCCGCCCGCGAAACCGAAGGTGTCCGGCAGCCACGCCTCCTCGTTCTCGACGCCGAACTCCTCCAGGAAGAACCGCTTGCCGTGCACGAACTGACGGGCCATCGCCTCCGAGCCCGGCATGTTCGTGTCCGACTCCACCCACATGCCCCCGGCCGGCACGAACCGGCCCTCCGCGACCGCCTTCTTGACCCGCGCGTACACCTCCGGCCGGTGCTCCTTGATCCACGCGTACTGCTGCGCCTGCGACATCGTGTAGACGAACTCCGGCTCGTCCTCGAGGAGCGCCGTCATGTTCGCGGTGGTCCGCGCCACCTTGCGTACCGTCTCGCGCAGCGGCCACAGCCAGGCCGAGTCGATATGGGCGTGCCCGACCGCGCTGATCCGGTGCGCCGACGGCTCGGCCGGCGACGAAAGCACCGCGGCCAAGTGCTCACGGGCGGCCGCAGCGGTCCCGTTGACGTCCTGGAGATCGATCGTGTCCAGGGCCCGGTCGATCGCCCGCAGGATGTCCCAGCGGCGGGCGCCCTCCACGGGCAGCTCCGCCATCAGCTCGCCGAGCACCTCCAGATCGATCACCAGCTGCCACACCGTCTCGTCGAAGACGGCCAGATCCATCCGCTCCAGCCGGTACTGCGGCCGGTCGCCCGCCGTCTCCTTGTCTCCGAGCTCGGTCGGCAGGAAGGGGTGGTAGTCGAGAATCACCGGGTTGGACGCCGCCTCCATATGCAGCAGCACCTCCTCCCCACCGGCTGCCGAGGCGGCGATCCGCACCCACTGGTTGCGCGGGTTGAGCCCCTTCACTGGCGAACCGTCGGGCCGGTAGACCAGACCCTCGCACTGGAACCCGGGCATGTTCGCGTCGAAGCCGAGGTCGATCAGTGCCTCGACCGTCCGGCCCGCCCAGCCCGCCGGAACCGTGCCGGAGACGGTGAGCCAGCTCGTCCCCCAGGGGGCTCCCCAGGCGGCGCCGACGGCGATCGGGGTCCGTGGCGCGGCGATCCCCTCCGCCACCGGCACCGGTTCGTCGGGCGCGGTCCAGATCCCCACCTCCAGGGGCACCGACTCCGGGTGGATCGCCGGCCGGATGCGTTCGTCGAGGACGCGCCGGAGCCGGGACTCGATCAGGGTGCGGTCGTCATGCATGGCAGTCGCTCCATCACGTAGAGAGGGTGGTGGTCAGGCCCGGCCGACGTCGTCGACGGTGACCGTCTCGGTGATCCCGCGTGCGGTGAGATGATCGCGGTCGGACGCCCGCGACGCCAGTACGGCGGTCGGCCGCGCGCCGTCCGCGGCCAGCCGCATGAACGCCTCGAAGAACGCCCCGCCGGGGGCGCATGTCGAACGCTTCGGCGCGTCGTCGGGCAGGTCGAGGACGAGAGCCGTGGAGCGCGGCCGCGGGCGAGGCGTGCGCGCACGAGCCTCCGCCACGGCCTCGGCGAGCGCCCTTCCGGCCGGCTTCACCACTCGGTCGGTGGTCAACAGGCCGAGGCTGTACTCCAGTTCGGGGAAGTCGGCGAGCGAGCGGTCGACGTCGTGGGAGCACCACCAGGTGATACCCCAGAGGTCCTGGCAGTCGAGCGCGGCGTCCACCGTCGTACGGGTGAAGGCGCCGGCCCGGTCGGCGGCGATGTGCGGGGCGGGCGCGCCGACCTCCTGCAGCCACACCGGCCGCCCCGGGTCGTCGGCCCATGCCTTCGACAACTCGACGAGGTACGCGGCGTGTTGACCGGTGGCGGCCGAGTCGGGGCCGTAGCGCTGTGCGGTGCCGTTGAAGACCCAGGAGTGCACGGCCGTCACCGCGCCGATCCGGGCCGCGTGGGCGGGCGTGAACGGATGGTCGTCGAGGTACCAGGCGGCGTCGTACTCCGCGTGCAGATGCAGCCGGCCGGGCGCACCCCGCTCGCACGCCGCCAGCATGTCGCGCAGCCAGCGCTCCGCCTCGCCCGGTGTGATCCGGTCCGGGTCGGGGTGCGGATCGCCCGAGAACTGGTTGATCTCGTTGCCGAGGGTCATGCCCAGGAAGGTGGGCCGGTCGGCCAGGGCCGAGGCCAGCGTGCGCAGATATGTGGCCTGGCCGTCGAGGACCTCGGGGTCGGTGAACATGTTGCGCCGGTGCCAGGTCAGGGTCCACGAGGGCCGGAAGTCGAAGCTGGACAGATGGCCCTGCAGCCCGTCGACGGCCACGTCGAGTCCGCGCTCGGCCGCCGCGTCGACGAGCTCCACCAACTGCTCGACGGCGCGCGGGCGGATCAGTGTGCGGTTCGGCTGGAAGACGGGCCACAGCGGGAAGACCCGGACATGATCCAGGCCGAGGGCGGCGATCGAGTCCAGGTCGGCGCGGACGGCGTCGAGATCGAAGTCGAGCCAGTGGTGGAACCAGCCCCTGCTGGGGGTGTAGTTGACGCCGAAGCGAGGGGCGCGGCCATGCTCGGCAGGGAGGTCCTGGGGAGTGGTCATGCGCGGTGTCGAGTCCTTCCCGAGTCCGGTGCGGAGGTCATCCCTTGATGGCGCCTTCCTCGACGCCCTTGAAGAAGAACCGCTGGAGCGCGGCGAACACGGCCACGATCGGCAGAAAGGCGATCATGGTGCCGGCCGCGATCAGCCGGGGGTTGGCGGTGAACGTTCCGTCGAGGTACTGCAGCCCGACGGTCAGGGTGTAGCGCTCGGGGTCGTTGAGGACGATCAGCGGCCACAGGAAGTCGTCCCAGGCGCCGATGAAGGTGAAGATCACGACGACGCTCAGCATCCCCCGTACGTTGGGCAGGCCCACGTGGATGAGGCGCTGCCACACGGAGGCGCCGTCCACGAGCGCCGCCGCGTCGAGTTCGGGCGGCACGGCCTGGAAGGCGGTGTACATCAGCAGCACGTTCAGCATGGCGATCGCCCCGGGCAGCGCCACCCCGAGCAGGGTGTCCGTCAGGCCCATGCTCCGGACCGTCACGTACTGGGAGACGATCGTGACCTCGCCGGGCAGCACCAGCGTGGCGAGGAACAGACCGAGCACCAGGCGCGCCCCGCGGAACCGCAGCCGGGACAGCGCGTATCCGGCGAGGGTGGCGCCCACGACATTGCCGGCCACGGCGATCGCCGCCACCGTCAGCGAGTTGACGGCGTAGGTCCACACCGGGATGGTGTCGGCGACCTGGGCGTAGTTGGAGAACGTCCAGTCCCGCGGCAGGAAGTCCGGCGTACGGGAGTAGACGTCCTCGCCGGGCCCCTTGAGCGAAGTGGACAGCTGCCACAGGAACGGGCCGATCGTGAGCAGCAGGACCACGGTCAGGAGCAGATAGCGGGCCGCCTTCGCGGCCGGGGCGGGCGTACCGAATCCCCGTGCGGGCATGGTCAGGCCGCCTTCCGGTTGAGCCGTGCCAGGAGCAGCATCGGGCCGACGGTGATGACGAAGAGCAGCAGGCTGAGGGCGGAGGCGTAGCCGATGTGCCCGGTGAAGCCGCGGCTGTACATCTGGATGAGCATCACCACCGACATGTCCCGGCCGCCGGGGCCGCCGGTGCCGTTGGACAGGACGTACAGCTCCGAGAAGACCCGCAGGGCGGAGACCGAGATCAGGACGGAGACCAGCATCATCGTGGCCCGCACTCCGGGCAGGGTGACGTGCCAGAACCGGCGTACGGCGGAGGCCCCGTCGACTGCGGCGGCCTCGTGCAGCTCGCGGCCGACGTTCCCGAGCGCCGACAGGTAGATGACCATGTAGTAGCCGAGCCCCTTCCAGACCGTGAGCCCGATGGCGCTGAAGAGCAGGAGCCAGCGGTCGGTGAGGAAGTCGACCGGCCGGTCGGCGAGCCCGAGCTGCCCGAGCAGACCGTTGATCAGGCCGCGGTCGTCCAGGACCCACCCCCAGATCAGCGCGACCACGACGGCGGAGGCGACGACCGGGGTGTAGAAGGCGGTACGGAAGAAGGTGATGCCCGGGAGCTTCTTCTCCACGAGGAGGGCGAGGAGCAGCGGCATCAGGGTGAGCAGCGGCAGGCAGATCAGCAGATAGACGATGCTGTTGATCAGCGCGTCGATCAACTGCTCGTCACTCAGGGCGCGCTCGTAGTTGGCGAGGCCGGTGAAGCGGCCCCCGCCCAGTGGCTTGGCGTTGGTGAACGAGAGGATCACCGTGTTGAGGGCGGGCCACAGGTTGAAGACGACGAGCCAGACCACGGCCGGCCCGGCGAGCAGCCACGGGGTGAACCAGCGCCGGTGTGTCATGGGGTGCCTTCCGGGAAGGGGAGCGGCGCCGGGGGAAGGCGGCGCCGCTCGCCGGATCAGTCCTTCAGCAGCTGGTCGGCGCGGGCGACCGCGGTGTCCAGGGCCTCCTTGGAGCCGGCCTGGCCGCTCAGCGCGAGGGCGATCTGCTGGTTGATCACCGTCTTGACCGCGTCGTTCGCCTGGACGGGCTCCAGCATCGTGGCCTGCGCGAGCGAGGTGAAGGCGGTGACCTTGGCATCACCGGCGTTGGTGCCGTCGCTCTTGCTGAAGAACGGGTCCGAGGCGGACGCCTTCGTCGAGGGGAAGATGCTCGTGAGGTGGGCGAAGGCGGCCTGGTTCTCGGCATTGGTCACCCAGCGGGCGAGCGCCAGCGCGGTGGCCCGGTTCTTGGTGCCCTTCGAGACCGAGAGGCCCTGGACGTACAGCGGCGGCGTGCCGATGGCGGGGGAGGAGACCACCTTGGGGGCGAGACTCGGGTTGTCGGTGGCCAGCGAGGTGATGTAGTTGCCGCCGGCGGTGGTCCAGGCGGCCGTGCCGGAGCTGAACAGCTTGGTGTTGCCCGCGTACGTCTCGGTCAGCACGTCCTTGGGCAGCAAGCCCTCCTTGAAGGCGGCTCGGTAGGTGTCGAGGACGGCTGCGGCCTCGGGGGTGTTGAAGGTGAAGCGCGTGCCGTCGTCGGACATGAGCTTCACCCCGGCGTTGGCGAAGTCCATGAGACCGGGTTTGCGGCTCATCAGATAGACCGAGCCGTTGGACTTCTGCTTGACGGTCCTGGCCGCCGTGATCAGCTCGTCCAGGGAGGCCGGCGGCTTCTTCGGGTCCAGGCCGTACCGGGTGAGAAGCGTGGAGTTCCAGTAGTTGACGTCGGTGTTGAGGTACCAGGGGTAGCCGTACGTACCGTCGTGTCCGGCGAAGCGATAGGCGTCGGTGCCGCCCTTGACGTAGTCGGTGTCCAGCTTCGGGTCGGCCTTCGCCACGTCCAGCAGCATGGACTGCTTCACCAGCGGCAGAGCGAAGTCCGGCGGCAGATTGACCACGTCGGGGAGGGTGCCGCCGGCCGCCTGGCTGAGGACCTTCTCGGAATAGCCCTCGCCGGGCTGGTCGAGCCATTCGACCTCCACGCCCGGGTTCTTCTTCTCGAAGGCGTCGATCACGCCCTCCATGTACGCGGTGAACTTCGGCTTCAGGGCCCAGGTCTGGAGCGAGACCTTGCCCTTCACCTCGCCGCCGGCCGCCGCGCCCGTGTCGTCGGAGCCGTTCGGGTCGCCGAGGCCGCAGCCGGCGAGCGTGGCCGCGGCGACCGCGGCAACGGCCGCCCGCACCCAGTGGCTTGTTCGCATGTGAGAGGTCTCCCGGTCTGTTCCGGCGGAGGATGCAGAGTTACTAAACCGGTCTAGCGATGGGGGACTATGCTCCCGCTACACTCCGCTGTCAAGACAGTGCGCGAGGAAGGAAGGTGCGCTGCGTGGCCAGACCGACGATCGCCGACATCGCCCGCCGGGCGGGGGTGTCCAAGGGCGCGGTGTCCTTCGCGCTCAACGGCCGGCCGGGAGTGAGCGAGGTGACCCGGGAGCGCATCCTGCGGGTGGCCGAGGAGATGAACTGGCGGCCCCACAGCGCCGCGCGCGCCCTCGGCGGAGCACGGGCGGGCGCCGTCGGCCTCGTCCTCGCCCGGCCGGCGCGCACCATCGGCCTGGAGCCGTTCTTCGGCCACCTGCTGAGCGGGCTGCAGGCCGGACTCTCGGTGCGCGGCACGGCACTGAACCTGCTGGTCGTCGAGGACACGGCGGCCGAGATCGAGGTCTACCGGCGCTGGACCTCCGAGCACCGGGTGGACGGCTTCGTCCTGGTCGACCTCCAGGTCCGCGACCCCCGGATCCCCGTCCTGGAGGAGCTCGGCGTCCCCACCACGGTCATCGGCGGCCCCGGCCGGCACGGCAGCCTGCCCAGCGTCTGGGCGGACGACCGCGAGGCGATGGTGTCGATCGTCGACTACCTCGCGGCCCTCGGCCACCGCCGGATCGCGCACCTGGCCGGCCTGCCGGCCTTCCAGCACACCCAGCGCCGCATCCGGGCCGTACGGGACAGTGCCCGGCGCCTCGGTCTGACCGAGGCGGTGTCGCTGCCCACCGACTTCAGCGACGCGGAGGGCGCCGCCGCCACCCGGGCGCTGCTCGCCCGGCCCCAGCGGCCGACGGCGATCATCTACGACAGCGACGTCATGGCGGTCGCAGGGCTCGGCGTGGCCGGCGAGATGGGCGTGGCCGTCCCCGGTGAACTGTCGATCGTCTCCTTCGACGACTCCGCACTCGCCCGCATCGTCCACCCCGCCCTCACCGCGCTCTCCCGCGACACCTTCGCCCTCGGCGAGCAGGTCGCGCGGGAACTGCTCGCGCTCGTCGACGACCCGGCGGCGGCGCGGGACATCAAGAACCCGACGCCGCGTCTGACGGTCCGTGAGAGCACGGCGCCACCGGCCCTTGACCCGACGAACTAAAGCCATTTAGCCTCCCGGGGCGAGGCGGACCGATGGTGCCACCCGTCGCGATCGATCCCGCGCGCATCGGTCCGTACGGCCCCGCGCGGCCCCTGGGCGGCGTCCGTCGGCACAGCACGCCCAGCACAGAGCACGGTCGGCACAGCACGCACGACACTGCCCGGCCCGCCCGCCCGAGCCCCACGTGCCACGCACCACCCGTCACGCGTCATCCGCACCACCAGTACCTCCCGTACGCCCAGCACCCCCACCCTTCGCTGGACCGGAGTATCGGATGAGACGACACCTGCCCCTTCTGCCGATCGCGGCGCTGTTCGCCGCCCTGCTCGGCCTCGTACCTCTCACCTCCGCCGCGAGCGCCGCCGGCGCCGAGGCCCCCGCGCGGGCGCAGGCGGCGGGCGATCAGCCCTACGCCTCGTACTGGCACCCGAACACCCTCCTGAGCTGGGATCCGGCCACCGATCCCGACGCGCGGTTCAACCGCTCCCGCGTCCCCCTGCGGCCGCGCGTCTCCGACCCCGGGCTCAAGGCCAACGCCAACGCCCGCGCCGGCGAAGGGAAGATCGCCTCCCTGGTCTCCTTCGGCCCCACCTCGAACAACCCCTCGCAGGGCTCCACCAACCCGCACTACTACGCCTTCGGCCACTGGCAGTACATCGACAAGCTGGTCTTCTGGGGCGGCTCGGCGAGCGAGGGCCTCATCCTCGCCCCCAACGCGACCGTGATCGACGCAGCCCACCGCAACGGCGTGAAGGTCTACGGCACCGTCTTCTTCCCGCCCACCGCCTATGGCGGCCAGATCCAGTGGGTGCGCGACTTCGCGGGGAAGTCCGGCTCCACCTACCCCGTCGCGGACAAGCTCGCCCAGGTCGCGCAGTACTACGGCTTCGATGGCTGGTTCATCAACCAGGAGACCGCGGGCGGGGACGCGGCCCTCGCGACCGAGCTGCGCAACGAGATGCGCTACGCCCGCTCCCTCGGCCCCGTCGAGTTCATGTGGTACGACGCGATGACCGAGTCCGGGGCTGTCAGCTGGCAGGACTCCCTCACGTCCGCCAACGACTCCTTCCTGCAGGAGGGTTCGCTGCGGACCTCCGACTCGATGTTTCTCGACTTCGGCTGGAGCGCCTCGGGACTGAGCTCATCCCGTACGCTCGCACGCTCCCTCGGCCGCAGCGAGTACGAGCTGTACTCCGGCATCGACACCGAGGCGAACGGCTCCAACACCTCCGTCGCCTGGGCCTCGGTCTTCCCCGCCGGGCAGCCGCACGTCACCTCCCTCGGCATCTACCGGCCCGAGTGGACCTTCACCTCGTCGGCGAACCGGGCCGATTCCCATGCCAGAGAGGCGCGCTACTGGGACGGCGCCAACGGTGATCCGTCCGACACGACGACGACCTCGGCCTGGAAGGGGCTCGCGCACTACGTCCCCGAGTCCTCGCCCGTCACCGCCAAGCCCTTCGTCACCTCGTTCGGCGCGGGCCAGGGCGACTTCTTCCACTCCGGCGGCGTACGGGTGGGGTCGACCGGCTGGAACAACCTCTCGCTCCAGGACGTGCCTCCGACGTACCGCTGGCTGGTCGGCTCCACCGGCGCCAAGCTCACCCCCTCGATCGACTTCACCGACGCGTACGAGGGCGGCTCCTCACTGCGTCTGACGGGCACCCTCGACGCGGTGAACATCGTCCGGCTGTACCAGACGAAGCTGCCGGTCGCCGCCGACACCAAGCTGTCCGTCGTCGTGAAGACCCCGGCCGCGGGACCCACCCGCCTCAAGGCCGCGATCTCCTTCACCGACGCGCCGGCCACCTTCACCACTCTCGACCTCGGCTCCACCGGCACCACCGGCTGGGAGCGCAAGACCCTCGACCTGTCCGCCCACGCCGGCCGGACCATCGCCCAGATCGGGCTGCAGGCGGCCGGGTCCGTCGCCTCGTACGACGTGAAGGTCGGCCAGATCGCCGTCTACGACGGGGCCGTGGACACGGCGGCCGCACCGACCGCCGTCACCGTGCTCGGCACCACCGACGTGAGCCCCACGCGCAAGTCACTGCGCCTGTCCTGGACGGCCTCGGCCGCAGGCTCCGTGCACCACTACGAGGTGTACCGGCGCAACACCGACGGCACCCGTACCTTCCTCGGTGCCACCCCCAA contains:
- a CDS encoding glycosyl hydrolase; this encodes MTTPQDLPAEHGRAPRFGVNYTPSRGWFHHWLDFDLDAVRADLDSIAALGLDHVRVFPLWPVFQPNRTLIRPRAVEQLVELVDAAAERGLDVAVDGLQGHLSSFDFRPSWTLTWHRRNMFTDPEVLDGQATYLRTLASALADRPTFLGMTLGNEINQFSGDPHPDPDRITPGEAERWLRDMLAACERGAPGRLHLHAEYDAAWYLDDHPFTPAHAARIGAVTAVHSWVFNGTAQRYGPDSAATGQHAAYLVELSKAWADDPGRPVWLQEVGAPAPHIAADRAGAFTRTTVDAALDCQDLWGITWWCSHDVDRSLADFPELEYSLGLLTTDRVVKPAGRALAEAVAEARARTPRPRPRSTALVLDLPDDAPKRSTCAPGGAFFEAFMRLAADGARPTAVLASRASDRDHLTARGITETVTVDDVGRA
- a CDS encoding metalloregulator ArsR/SmtB family transcription factor — encoded protein: MSEREGTSTASVVHQRTPGAPELAAAAGVFALLADPTRLHLVWLLTRGESDVGALAEACGAARPAVSQHLAKLRLGGLVQHRKDGRRVVYTLPDGHMRRLVVEAISHADHQVTGEPWHD
- a CDS encoding MFS transporter translates to MLSVLRNRTYRRLFTAQVVALAGTGLATVALSLLAYDLAGADASAVLGTALAIKMVAYVGIAPLISAFADRIPRRALLVAMDLTRAAAALALPFVTEVWQVYVLILLLQAASAAFTPTFQATVPDVLPEERDYTRALSLSRLAYDLENLFSPALAAALLTLVPSGLLFTGTAAGFLASAALVASVLLPKPEPVERTGGAYDRAAYGTRLFLATPRLRALLALDLVVAAGGAMVLVNTVVLVRDVLVRPAGDVALALGAYGAGSMAVALLLPRLLDRVGDRAVLLPAAFVTAGVLALLPAGLAASPGPWSWSALLTAWLLLGAACSAVLTPGGRLLRRSAGSGDLPAVFAARFSLAHGCWLLTYPLAGWTAAHAGLPLAAGALSAVALLAAVAAVRLWPRTDPDELEHVHAELAPDHPHLAGTGRRHAHDYRRDALHPRPPVPMLTARPRGPRNAA
- a CDS encoding glycoside hydrolase family 38 C-terminal domain-containing protein, whose protein sequence is MHDDRTLIESRLRRVLDERIRPAIHPESVPLEVGIWTAPDEPVPVAEGIAAPRTPIAVGAAWGAPWGTSWLTVSGTVPAGWAGRTVEALIDLGFDANMPGFQCEGLVYRPDGSPVKGLNPRNQWVRIAASAAGGEEVLLHMEAASNPVILDYHPFLPTELGDKETAGDRPQYRLERMDLAVFDETVWQLVIDLEVLGELMAELPVEGARRWDILRAIDRALDTIDLQDVNGTAAAAREHLAAVLSSPAEPSAHRISAVGHAHIDSAWLWPLRETVRKVARTTANMTALLEDEPEFVYTMSQAQQYAWIKEHRPEVYARVKKAVAEGRFVPAGGMWVESDTNMPGSEAMARQFVHGKRFFLEEFGVENEEAWLPDTFGFAGGLPQIIKAAGSKWLLTQKISWSQVNTFPHHTFLWEGIDGTRIFTHFPPIDTYNCSMKGKEIAHAVRNFKDKGRARHSIAPTGWGDGGGGTTREMIAKAARLRDLEGSARVRWERPAEFFAKAEAEYPHPPVWVGELYLELHRATLTSQARTKQGNRASENLLREAELWAATASVRSGVPYPYEELDRIWKTVLLHQFHDILPGSSIAWVHREAERTYAAVAEELTGIVGRAQRVLAGDPVADGEVVFNAAPHERAGVPAGGGRRVVAAADGSAGECTVEARPGGGFVLANGLLRVVVDERGLVVSVVDLADGRETVAPGAAANLLQIHPDFPNMWDAWDVDQFYRNTVTDLTDADEVAVAMETGRAVSVRVTRSFGSSRAVQTLTLAAGAKRLDLETEVDWHETEKFLKAAFPLDLHTDRYAAETQFGHLHRPTHTNTSWEAAKFEACNHRFVHFEEPGWGVALVTASTYGHDVTRAVRPEDGGTTTTVRVSLLRAPRFPDPHTDQGVHRFRHALVPGASVGDAVREGYRVNLPERRVPGDADVVPLVAVDDDAVVVSAVKLADDRSGDVVVRLYESHGGRARARLTTGLDLDGVTVCDLLERPLDDVQAGTVTVTDDALELALRPFQLLTLRFAVPGAAR
- a CDS encoding carbohydrate ABC transporter permease produces the protein MPARGFGTPAPAAKAARYLLLTVVLLLTIGPFLWQLSTSLKGPGEDVYSRTPDFLPRDWTFSNYAQVADTIPVWTYAVNSLTVAAIAVAGNVVGATLAGYALSRLRFRGARLVLGLFLATLVLPGEVTIVSQYVTVRSMGLTDTLLGVALPGAIAMLNVLLMYTAFQAVPPELDAAALVDGASVWQRLIHVGLPNVRGMLSVVVIFTFIGAWDDFLWPLIVLNDPERYTLTVGLQYLDGTFTANPRLIAAGTMIAFLPIVAVFAALQRFFFKGVEEGAIKG